The following proteins are encoded in a genomic region of Kosakonia oryzae:
- a CDS encoding MBL fold metallo-hydrolase yields the protein MNSLTFPSRQIGDFQVTAVSDGNMSASLELLSGITTEDAAFIQHRAGIAESGNIHINGYLIRGRGRTILVDAGTGGLNNAGGQLKANLAAIGISPSDVDTVLLTHCHPDHIGGLLAADKQPVFQHAELLLHHREADYWRDDEKRKIASERSQRNFMLARQTLEAYARNVRLFSEGTITEGISAVWLPGHTPGHTGFRIDSEEKSLLIWGDIVHYPHIQTAQPAVSILFDADPALAEATRQKILAQAVREKLLIAGMHLGPAGFATVSRADTGYRLSCS from the coding sequence ATGAACTCTCTTACCTTTCCATCACGCCAGATTGGCGATTTTCAGGTCACGGCGGTGAGTGATGGCAATATGTCCGCCAGCCTGGAGTTATTGTCAGGTATTACCACAGAGGATGCCGCCTTCATTCAGCATCGCGCCGGAATCGCTGAATCCGGGAATATCCATATCAACGGTTATCTTATTCGCGGGCGGGGACGAACCATTTTGGTTGACGCCGGTACAGGAGGGCTGAACAACGCGGGCGGGCAGCTCAAAGCCAACCTCGCAGCCATCGGAATCAGCCCCAGCGACGTGGACACCGTGTTATTAACGCACTGCCATCCGGACCATATTGGCGGCCTGCTTGCTGCCGACAAGCAACCGGTCTTTCAACATGCGGAACTTCTCCTGCATCATCGCGAAGCGGATTACTGGCGGGATGATGAAAAACGAAAAATAGCCAGCGAACGCAGCCAACGTAATTTCATGCTGGCGCGCCAGACGTTAGAGGCTTATGCACGGAACGTCCGCTTATTTAGCGAGGGCACCATAACAGAGGGCATTTCTGCGGTATGGCTGCCGGGCCACACGCCAGGGCATACCGGGTTTCGCATTGACTCGGAGGAAAAAAGCTTACTTATCTGGGGAGATATCGTCCATTACCCGCATATTCAGACGGCACAACCGGCGGTGAGCATTCTGTTTGATGCCGATCCCGCGTTGGCCGAAGCAACCCGCCAAAAAATCCTGGCGCAAGCCGTCCGGGAAAAACTGCTTATTGCGGGCATGCACCTGGGCCCGGCTGGGTTTGCGACCGTTTCCCGAGCCGATACGGGATACCGCCTTTCCTGCTCCTGA